One genomic region from Desulfurella amilsii encodes:
- a CDS encoding branched-chain amino acid ABC transporter permease: MELFFYALISGVLFGIFFALVGIGLNLIFGVMRMVNLAHGDFIMLGAFGAWLIFSKLNINPLWSIPIEIVVFMIVGFFVYYAFVPRLSKSKDPEMLSFILFFGVAQVIEALAIFAFGNNQKSIPFSTLGQGSVTILSQSIPLAWLISAIISLIMIGFIYYYLYHTRMGYATRAIMSSQEEAASVGISVSKISAFAMGIGLSLAAVAGVLAPFMIGSIDPSIGSSLTTMSFAIVVIGSLGNPIGTILGGIIYGIAMMFMQTYLASWTNLVPYVILILILLVKPAGLLGKRVRNA, translated from the coding sequence ATGGAGTTGTTTTTTTACGCTTTGATTAGCGGCGTGTTATTTGGAATATTTTTTGCCCTTGTGGGTATAGGTTTAAATTTAATATTTGGCGTTATGCGCATGGTTAATTTGGCTCATGGCGATTTTATAATGCTGGGCGCTTTTGGCGCCTGGCTCATATTTAGCAAATTAAATATAAATCCACTCTGGTCAATACCCATTGAAATAGTAGTTTTCATGATTGTGGGTTTTTTTGTGTATTACGCATTTGTACCAAGACTATCTAAATCAAAAGACCCAGAAATGCTATCTTTTATACTTTTTTTTGGTGTTGCTCAAGTTATAGAAGCACTGGCAATATTTGCATTTGGAAATAACCAAAAGTCTATCCCATTTTCTACCTTAGGGCAAGGTAGCGTAACGATTTTATCTCAATCCATACCACTTGCATGGCTTATTAGTGCTATTATTAGTTTAATTATGATAGGTTTTATTTATTATTATCTATATCATACAAGAATGGGCTATGCTACAAGAGCGATAATGTCTAGCCAAGAGGAAGCTGCAAGTGTTGGCATAAGTGTATCCAAAATATCTGCTTTTGCAATGGGTATAGGTTTAAGCTTAGCAGCTGTAGCTGGTGTTTTAGCTCCATTTATGATAGGATCAATAGACCCATCCATTGGCTCATCACTTACCACTATGTCTTTTGCTATCGTGGTAATTGGCTCTTTGGGCAATCCTATTGGTACAATATTAGGTGGTATTATATATGGTATCGCTATGATGTTTATGCAAACATACCTAGCATCGTGGACGAACTTAGTACCGTATGTTATTTTAATCTTAATTCTTCTTGTTAAACCTGCTGGACTTTTGGGGAAAAGGGTGAGAAATGCATAA
- a CDS encoding ABC transporter ATP-binding protein, which yields MLLLEVQSLESGYKILKVLWGIDLYVKPKERVILLGVNGAGKTTLLKTIMGLLKIFNGKIYFEGKDITHLRTDKRVKLGIAYMSEIGIFPNLTVDENLELGAFFLDKKLTNQRKQQMYEYFQDLLKHKKALAGSLSGGQRKMLGIAKLLMSNPKLVVLDEPSNGLSPKFVKSIINILDDLQNKEQFSILIAEQNIAFLDFAQRGYVIDNGKVVVSGNLSDLKLNDIVRKAYFGIEN from the coding sequence ATGTTGCTATTGGAAGTACAATCGCTTGAGTCTGGTTATAAAATATTAAAAGTCTTATGGGGCATTGATTTATACGTCAAACCAAAAGAAAGGGTTATTTTACTGGGTGTTAACGGTGCTGGCAAAACTACTCTTTTAAAAACAATTATGGGGCTTTTAAAAATATTTAATGGTAAAATCTATTTTGAAGGCAAAGACATAACTCATTTAAGAACCGATAAGAGGGTAAAGTTGGGCATAGCCTACATGTCCGAAATTGGCATTTTTCCAAATCTTACAGTTGATGAAAATCTTGAGTTAGGAGCATTTTTTTTGGACAAGAAACTCACAAATCAAAGAAAACAACAAATGTATGAATACTTTCAAGATTTACTAAAACATAAAAAAGCTCTAGCGGGCAGTTTAAGCGGTGGTCAAAGAAAAATGCTAGGCATAGCAAAACTTTTAATGTCAAATCCCAAACTTGTAGTTTTAGATGAACCATCAAATGGTCTTTCGCCCAAATTTGTAAAATCAATAATAAATATTTTAGATGATTTGCAAAATAAAGAGCAGTTTTCTATCCTGATTGCCGAACAAAACATAGCGTTTTTGGACTTTGCACAAAGAGGGTACGTAATAGACAATGGCAAGGTAGTGGTATCTGGCAATTTATCGGATCTTAAATTAAACGATATTGTAAGAAAAGCTTACTTTGGTATAGAAAATTAA
- a CDS encoding sodium:solute symporter family protein, whose product MNVLELAIMLIFIIIVGIVGFYASKFKPSLTNDITEWSLGGRHFGTFIVWFLIGGDVYTAYTLIAVPGLAYGAGVLALFATSYVIMTYPIVFLTMPRLWNAAKRHGFITAGDYVEKVFDSKTLALIVGIVGILAELPYIGLQIFGMNFMLSVTHVPSNITIIISLLLVMGFTIFNGLRAPALTAFIKDFFVWVMVLFLIVYIPIHYFGSIGHMFSWFNQHYPKKSVLSPAQISVFGTLAFGSAAALFLYPHAITGVYSSKSANTVRKNAIVLPIYNIMLLLITLLGFAALFVVPGLKNPNMAFPMLISKTFGPIPTALIGAIIILGSMIPASIMSIASANLFTRNIYKNLINPNISDSTERIISKVSVAVIILLALYLSLAMSPSFIITLQLMAGSWIVQLFPLVFLPLFTNRVSKIPAGVATIAGILLTTYILYLGHFKLAVYKGIWVGLYGLAIEVVVLLALTFLFKPMSNISLDDYLDS is encoded by the coding sequence ATGAATGTGCTAGAATTAGCTATTATGCTTATTTTTATTATTATAGTAGGTATTGTGGGTTTTTACGCAAGTAAATTTAAACCATCTCTAACAAACGATATTACAGAGTGGAGCTTGGGTGGTAGGCATTTTGGTACATTTATTGTGTGGTTTTTGATAGGTGGTGATGTATATACAGCATATACCCTAATTGCAGTACCAGGATTAGCATACGGTGCTGGCGTGTTAGCGCTGTTTGCTACATCTTACGTTATAATGACTTACCCAATAGTTTTTTTAACTATGCCAAGACTATGGAATGCTGCAAAAAGGCATGGATTTATTACAGCAGGCGATTATGTGGAAAAAGTCTTTGATTCAAAAACACTTGCATTAATAGTAGGTATTGTAGGTATTTTGGCAGAGCTACCGTATATTGGACTACAGATTTTTGGGATGAATTTTATGTTAAGTGTTACGCATGTACCATCAAACATCACGATTATAATCTCTTTGCTTTTAGTTATGGGATTTACAATCTTCAATGGCCTAAGAGCCCCTGCTCTAACAGCATTTATAAAAGATTTTTTTGTTTGGGTAATGGTGTTATTTCTAATTGTATATATTCCAATACATTATTTTGGCTCAATTGGGCATATGTTTAGCTGGTTTAACCAGCATTATCCAAAAAAGTCTGTGCTTAGCCCGGCCCAGATTAGCGTATTTGGTACGCTTGCGTTTGGCTCCGCTGCGGCTTTGTTTTTGTACCCACACGCAATAACAGGTGTTTATTCGTCAAAAAGCGCAAATACAGTAAGAAAAAATGCTATTGTATTGCCCATTTATAATATTATGTTGCTTTTGATTACGCTGTTGGGTTTTGCAGCACTTTTTGTGGTACCTGGTTTAAAAAACCCCAATATGGCTTTCCCAATGCTAATTTCTAAAACATTCGGGCCTATTCCTACAGCACTAATCGGTGCGATTATAATACTTGGCAGTATGATTCCCGCATCAATTATGTCTATTGCAAGTGCCAATTTATTTACAAGAAATATCTATAAAAATTTAATAAATCCTAATATAAGCGACTCTACAGAAAGAATCATTAGCAAAGTTTCTGTTGCAGTAATAATATTGCTTGCTTTATATTTAAGTCTTGCGATGAGTCCTTCTTTTATAATAACTTTACAGCTAATGGCTGGATCCTGGATAGTGCAATTGTTTCCTTTAGTATTCTTGCCACTTTTTACAAATAGGGTTTCAAAAATTCCAGCAGGAGTTGCAACTATCGCTGGAATATTGCTTACAACTTATATTTTATATCTTGGGCATTTTAAGTTAGCTGTTTATAAAGGTATATGGGTAGGACTATATGGTCTTGCGATAGAAGTTGTCGTTTTATTAGCTTTGACTTTTTTATTTAAGCCAATGTCGAATATTAGTCTTGATGATTATTTAGACAGTTAA
- a CDS encoding branched-chain amino acid ABC transporter permease translates to MHKKNARLIIGMLLIVITTVLFAILPKIYNNDFLLFNLMLYIALSEGLNLIYGFTGYLPFGYVGFFGTGAYSASILILLLHVGVIPAILLGGVTASAVGIILTPLLRLSGAYFAIANLAASQAIYYIISNPHLENITQGPYGIMLSSVYNATASYNAMLFVLFFSLVLVLFFRQSKFGLSLLSIKEDSITASVAGVNVVLARTIAWLLSAFVAGLCGGVFAWYTSVFYPETVFGLNISIFAIVFVLFGGASTLLGPLVGAIILYGMYNFIGISTPQYFQLIYGFLIIVFVLFLPDGVISLFKKVRKYVP, encoded by the coding sequence ATGCATAAAAAAAATGCGAGGCTTATTATTGGCATGCTACTTATTGTAATTACAACTGTTTTGTTTGCAATTTTGCCAAAGATCTACAATAATGACTTTTTGTTGTTTAATTTAATGTTATATATAGCACTCTCTGAAGGATTAAACCTTATTTATGGTTTTACAGGGTATTTACCTTTTGGGTATGTGGGTTTTTTTGGTACTGGTGCTTATAGCGCGTCCATTTTGATACTGCTTTTGCATGTAGGTGTAATACCTGCAATTTTGCTGGGTGGTGTGACTGCAAGCGCAGTAGGCATAATCCTAACGCCACTTTTGAGGCTTTCTGGAGCTTATTTTGCTATTGCAAACCTAGCGGCTTCTCAAGCCATTTACTATATAATCTCAAATCCTCATTTGGAAAACATAACGCAAGGTCCATACGGTATAATGCTATCAAGTGTATATAATGCGACAGCAAGCTATAACGCCATGCTGTTTGTATTGTTTTTTTCACTTGTGCTTGTATTGTTTTTTAGACAATCCAAGTTTGGCTTATCGCTTCTTTCTATCAAAGAAGATAGCATAACAGCAAGCGTAGCGGGCGTAAACGTAGTGCTTGCACGTACAATAGCCTGGCTTTTGAGTGCATTTGTTGCAGGCTTGTGCGGTGGTGTTTTTGCATGGTATACGTCTGTTTTTTATCCAGAAACGGTATTTGGCTTAAATATAAGCATATTTGCTATTGTGTTTGTGCTTTTTGGTGGAGCTTCAACACTGCTTGGGCCTTTGGTTGGGGCTATCATTTTGTATGGAATGTACAATTTTATAGGAATATCAACACCTCAGTATTTTCAGCTCATATACGGATTTCTTATAATAGTGTTTGTGTTATTTTTGCCAGATGGTGTAATATCTTTATTTAAAAAGGTAAGAAAATATGTCCCATAA
- a CDS encoding ABC transporter substrate-binding protein, producing MRWFKNVTLVLLAFVVGIILLPFQAKAAAPKQILIGTLYASSGTFATSSTSQYHGLEFWVSQVNKQGGVYVAAFKKKIPVKLIAYDDQSSTTLAATLYNQLVTRDKVNILVADFGSVLTSVAVPIAQEHKILLFDPTGTSAKFFSPANPYLVLTSLPTSGVWPTVLADFLITHKINKVAVIYSANDFNQSQAETLKAKLEAAKIKPVYYHAVPTDTSNYTVLIRTIQAKHPQALIEFGYPPNDIAFLQNLQASGAKFNMVFTIFPGQQLALIEKNVGAKALEYTYTYPTPPLLVYNKVNCGMPMSEFEKVYTQDTKRPVDFLTAAGYNNGLIIEKTLATAKEFNQLSFRNAINSFSGKIFTLNGLFKINNEGAQIGEFLPVGQFQPTKAGLALHVVYPMNIATGKPIYPAP from the coding sequence ATGCGTTGGTTCAAAAATGTAACTTTAGTTTTGCTTGCATTTGTGGTAGGTATAATTTTACTACCTTTTCAAGCAAAAGCAGCGGCTCCAAAACAGATCCTCATCGGTACACTGTATGCAAGCTCAGGGACATTTGCTACCTCTTCAACATCGCAGTATCATGGCTTAGAATTTTGGGTAAGCCAGGTAAACAAACAAGGCGGCGTATATGTAGCGGCTTTTAAAAAGAAGATACCTGTGAAGCTGATAGCCTACGATGACCAAAGCTCTACAACATTGGCTGCTACATTGTACAATCAACTAGTTACCAGAGATAAGGTTAATATTTTAGTAGCTGATTTTGGCTCTGTACTAACATCCGTAGCAGTACCTATAGCACAAGAACACAAAATTTTGCTTTTTGACCCAACAGGCACTTCTGCAAAATTCTTCTCTCCCGCAAATCCGTATTTAGTATTGACAAGTTTGCCTACAAGCGGCGTTTGGCCAACAGTTTTAGCTGATTTTCTCATTACACATAAAATTAACAAAGTTGCCGTAATTTACTCTGCAAACGATTTTAACCAATCTCAAGCAGAAACGCTTAAGGCAAAATTAGAAGCAGCCAAGATTAAACCCGTATATTACCATGCTGTGCCTACAGATACATCAAACTACACAGTTTTAATAAGAACCATTCAAGCTAAGCACCCTCAGGCCCTTATAGAGTTTGGATACCCGCCAAACGACATAGCATTCTTGCAAAATTTACAGGCTAGCGGTGCAAAATTTAATATGGTATTTACAATTTTCCCTGGACAGCAGCTTGCTTTAATAGAAAAGAATGTTGGTGCAAAAGCACTCGAGTATACATACACCTACCCTACACCACCACTATTAGTGTATAACAAAGTAAACTGCGGCATGCCAATGAGTGAATTTGAAAAAGTCTATACACAGGACACAAAAAGACCCGTAGATTTCTTAACTGCAGCGGGGTATAATAATGGCTTAATAATAGAAAAAACCCTTGCAACAGCTAAAGAATTTAATCAATTGTCATTTAGGAATGCGATAAACAGTTTTTCTGGAAAAATATTCACATTAAACGGCTTATTTAAAATTAATAACGAAGGTGCTCAAATCGGCGAGTTTTTGCCCGTTGGACAGTTTCAGCCAACAAAGGCGGGCCTTGCGCTGCATGTAGTATATCCTATGAATATTGCAACAGGAAAACCCATTTATCCAGCACCTTAA
- a CDS encoding efflux RND transporter periplasmic adaptor subunit produces MWKRFLIAFVVLLIIFGGIFGFKAYMDAKTKQAQMMHGIPKTYVTVAYAKLQNWQLYLESIGNVVSIDSVNATTQVSGQIEKIYFDSGQTVKKGQILTKLDDSTQKAQLEQYKAQLILDEFNYNQYKELYKKNAASKASYIQALSALKQTQALIAQTQSIIDKMTIKAPFSGVLGIRYVSVGQYVNPGQSIISLYTIDPIYVDFTLPQNDLEKIKVGQEVEIHTDSNPNEVIKGTIKTISVNINSVSRNATVRAIVENKGYLLKPGMFAKVNIVLPKIPNAVVVPSLAITYNPYGDYVYVVSKKGNEYIANTAYVQLGQTQDNKVVVLKGLKSGQMVVTQGQLKLRNGSPVIIESVEKD; encoded by the coding sequence ATGTGGAAGCGTTTTTTAATAGCTTTTGTAGTGCTTTTGATAATTTTTGGTGGTATTTTTGGGTTTAAAGCTTATATGGACGCAAAAACAAAGCAAGCTCAAATGATGCATGGCATACCAAAAACTTATGTTACAGTCGCTTACGCAAAACTACAAAACTGGCAACTCTACCTAGAATCAATTGGTAACGTTGTATCAATAGATTCTGTAAATGCAACAACACAGGTTAGCGGCCAAATAGAAAAAATTTACTTTGACTCTGGCCAAACTGTAAAAAAAGGTCAGATATTGACAAAATTAGACGATTCCACGCAAAAAGCCCAACTAGAGCAGTATAAAGCCCAGTTAATTTTAGACGAATTTAACTACAATCAATACAAAGAGCTTTACAAAAAAAATGCGGCCTCAAAAGCCTCATATATTCAAGCACTATCTGCTCTAAAGCAAACGCAAGCTTTAATTGCCCAAACCCAATCTATAATCGACAAAATGACTATAAAAGCTCCGTTTTCTGGTGTTTTAGGTATAAGGTATGTGAGCGTTGGCCAGTATGTAAACCCAGGCCAATCAATTATATCGCTCTACACTATAGATCCTATTTATGTTGATTTCACGCTTCCCCAAAATGATTTAGAAAAAATCAAAGTGGGCCAAGAAGTAGAAATTCACACCGATTCAAACCCAAACGAAGTTATAAAAGGCACTATAAAAACAATCAGCGTCAATATAAACAGCGTTTCAAGAAATGCCACAGTAAGAGCAATAGTAGAAAACAAAGGGTATTTGTTAAAACCCGGAATGTTTGCAAAGGTAAATATTGTGCTACCAAAAATACCAAACGCAGTAGTAGTGCCGTCATTGGCAATTACATATAACCCATATGGAGACTATGTCTATGTAGTCTCAAAAAAAGGCAACGAATATATTGCCAATACTGCGTATGTACAGTTAGGACAAACTCAAGACAATAAAGTGGTAGTGCTAAAAGGTTTAAAAAGCGGTCAGATGGTAGTAACGCAGGGTCAACTTAAACTAAGGAATGGCTCACCTGTTATTATTGAATCCGTGGAGAAGGATTAA
- a CDS encoding ABC transporter ATP-binding protein, giving the protein MSHKEILRVESIEKKFGGLKALNKISLSVYENEILGLVGPNGSGKTTLINVISGIYKPDNGKIYFKDKRIDKLPPYKLAHLGINRTFQIPKPFHGLTVRENVEVAALYAGKQCLRTFFRRLKSLKTINKSYCNVEDDVQKALNIVGLEKLQDKQAAHLNTSEQKLLGLARALATKPKLLLVDEIAAGLNKEETDRLADILISLAKNSIAIIVVEHLMHFIRKITSRVVVMDSGLEIFEGTIDQAANDPKVVEVFLGG; this is encoded by the coding sequence ATGTCCCATAAAGAAATATTAAGGGTTGAAAGTATAGAAAAAAAATTTGGCGGTCTTAAAGCATTAAATAAAATAAGCTTAAGCGTCTATGAAAATGAAATCTTAGGGCTTGTAGGCCCAAATGGCTCTGGCAAAACAACACTAATAAACGTAATATCTGGTATTTATAAACCCGATAATGGCAAAATATACTTTAAAGACAAACGTATAGATAAGCTACCCCCTTACAAATTAGCTCACTTAGGTATAAACAGGACATTTCAGATACCAAAACCCTTTCATGGCTTAACTGTAAGAGAAAATGTTGAAGTAGCTGCCCTTTATGCGGGTAAACAGTGCCTTAGAACTTTTTTTAGACGATTAAAAAGCTTAAAAACTATCAATAAAAGCTATTGCAATGTTGAAGACGATGTACAAAAAGCCCTTAACATAGTAGGTTTAGAAAAACTTCAAGATAAGCAAGCAGCACATTTAAACACTTCTGAGCAAAAATTATTAGGCCTTGCAAGGGCTCTTGCAACTAAACCAAAACTACTTCTTGTAGATGAAATTGCAGCAGGTCTTAATAAAGAGGAAACAGACAGGCTTGCAGATATTTTAATCTCTTTAGCTAAGAATTCTATTGCAATCATTGTTGTTGAGCATTTAATGCACTTTATACGTAAAATTACCTCAAGGGTTGTAGTAATGGATTCTGGTTTAGAGATTTTTGAAGGCACAATCGATCAGGCAGCAAATGACCCAAAAGTTGTAGAAGTGTTTTTAGGAGGTTAA
- a CDS encoding efflux RND transporter permease subunit, giving the protein MKFTDIFIKKPVLSIVVSLVILFLGLRSITELGVRQFPKTEDTLITVQTAYPGASAEVVQGFITTPLERAIASAEGIDYMTSSSSEGVSTINVYMKLNYNPNAALSEVLAQVNSVLNQLPKQAQLPVITKTSVTNVAYLYLAFTSNGMSSSQMTDYINRVIVPQIQAVNGVGQVMVYGNKTFAMRVWLNPTKMAEFNITPLQAQQALASNNYISATGYTKSPYIQINISTATDLHTVDEFKNLVVANYNGTLIRLKDIAKVKLGSINYSATNIFNDKEAIVLGIFTTPTANPLTVVDNIDKILPSMKTQLPTAMNMKVAYDRTTYIKTSIDEVVKTVLETLIVVIAVIFLFLGSYRSVIIPVIAIPLSIVGGMFMMFLLGYTINLLTLLAMVLAIGLVVDDAIIVVENVDRHISEGKSRLEASLLAARELGVPILAMSITLVAVFLPIGFMSGLTGALFKEFAFTLAGDVIISGIVALTLSPMLSSKFLKEETIKKGFVHFLDKQFDGVRKLYTKILKVVFDSKPVVVFVIIVVLTSAYFLFITSKSELAPTEDQGAIFVQGTGAPTATLNDLEHSAKQIEHVYKTFPELQQYFMELGFGSSNNALISGFMLKPWNERKKTQMEILPYLQEKLSTVPGLQIVAFPLPSLPGSQGLPVQFVIMTTSSYEQLYQVSNELIAQAMKSGLFAYIDSDLKYDQPQIDISIDRSKALSMDINMQTLGDSLSTLLSENYINWFSMQGYSYKVIPQVLDKYRFDQNSLKKYYIAASNGQLVPLSSIITLKTTTVPEALNRFNQQNSATISATMKPGVTLGQALNYLENLSKKIFPQGYTYNFSGQSRQFVQEGSSMLITFIFALVIIYLVLAALFESFIDPLIILISVPMSITGALIFLSLGFATVNIYTEVGLVTLIGLVSKHGILIVKFANDLQDQGIPKKEAIEQSAQIRLRPILMTTAAMVFGVVPLLLATGAGAASRFDIGLVIASGLGIGTFLTIFIVPTVYLLIGKDISKAK; this is encoded by the coding sequence ATGAAGTTTACGGATATTTTTATCAAAAAACCCGTATTGTCGATTGTTGTAAGCTTAGTAATCCTATTTTTGGGCTTAAGGTCAATAACCGAGCTTGGTGTTAGGCAATTCCCAAAAACAGAAGATACACTCATTACGGTCCAGACAGCCTACCCAGGCGCAAGTGCAGAAGTAGTCCAAGGCTTTATCACAACACCGCTTGAGCGCGCGATTGCCTCAGCAGAAGGTATAGACTACATGACTTCATCAAGTTCAGAAGGTGTAAGCACAATCAATGTTTATATGAAATTAAACTACAATCCAAACGCCGCTTTATCTGAAGTATTGGCTCAAGTAAATTCCGTTTTAAACCAACTACCAAAACAAGCCCAACTACCCGTCATTACAAAAACAAGTGTTACAAATGTCGCATACCTGTATTTGGCATTTACGTCAAACGGCATGAGTTCATCTCAGATGACAGACTACATAAACCGCGTCATAGTGCCTCAGATTCAAGCGGTAAACGGCGTTGGCCAAGTAATGGTTTACGGCAATAAAACCTTCGCAATGCGCGTTTGGCTAAACCCTACAAAAATGGCCGAGTTTAACATAACGCCCCTTCAAGCCCAGCAGGCACTTGCAAGCAATAACTATATTTCTGCCACAGGTTATACCAAAAGTCCATATATTCAAATAAATATTTCAACCGCAACAGACTTGCATACGGTTGATGAGTTCAAAAATTTGGTCGTCGCCAATTACAACGGCACATTGATTCGTTTAAAAGATATAGCAAAAGTAAAATTAGGATCTATCAACTATTCTGCGACTAACATTTTTAATGACAAAGAAGCCATAGTACTTGGAATATTTACCACACCAACCGCAAACCCTCTAACGGTAGTGGATAATATTGACAAGATATTGCCATCAATGAAAACTCAGCTACCTACTGCCATGAATATGAAGGTTGCCTACGACAGAACAACCTACATTAAAACATCCATAGACGAAGTGGTAAAAACTGTTTTAGAAACATTAATTGTTGTTATTGCTGTAATATTTTTATTTTTAGGATCATACAGAAGCGTTATCATACCAGTTATCGCAATACCGTTGTCCATAGTAGGCGGTATGTTTATGATGTTCCTTTTGGGCTATACGATAAACCTATTAACCCTGCTTGCAATGGTTTTAGCTATAGGTCTTGTTGTGGACGACGCCATTATTGTCGTTGAAAATGTTGACAGACACATAAGCGAGGGCAAAAGCCGCCTTGAAGCCTCACTTTTGGCTGCAAGAGAACTGGGTGTGCCGATCTTAGCCATGTCAATTACGCTTGTAGCTGTGTTTTTGCCTATTGGGTTTATGAGCGGTCTAACTGGTGCTTTGTTTAAAGAATTTGCCTTTACCTTGGCTGGCGATGTGATAATTTCTGGTATTGTTGCATTGACGCTTTCGCCGATGCTTTCATCAAAATTTTTAAAAGAAGAAACAATTAAAAAAGGTTTTGTACATTTTTTGGATAAACAATTTGATGGCGTGCGCAAACTATACACAAAAATATTAAAGGTTGTTTTTGACTCAAAACCTGTTGTTGTGTTTGTTATTATTGTAGTTTTAACGAGCGCATACTTTCTATTTATTACCAGCAAATCTGAGTTAGCTCCAACAGAAGATCAAGGCGCAATATTCGTTCAAGGCACAGGCGCACCAACTGCTACGCTAAACGATTTAGAGCACAGTGCAAAACAAATCGAGCATGTATACAAAACATTTCCAGAACTTCAACAGTACTTTATGGAGCTGGGTTTTGGCTCATCTAACAATGCCTTAATTTCTGGGTTTATGTTAAAGCCTTGGAATGAGCGCAAAAAAACACAAATGGAGATTCTGCCATATTTACAGGAAAAGTTAAGTACAGTGCCAGGTTTACAAATTGTAGCTTTTCCACTGCCAAGTCTGCCAGGCTCTCAAGGTCTGCCAGTACAATTTGTTATTATGACTACATCAAGTTATGAGCAACTATACCAAGTATCAAACGAACTTATAGCTCAGGCTATGAAAAGTGGCCTTTTTGCATATATAGATAGCGATCTTAAATATGATCAGCCCCAAATAGATATTAGTATAGATAGAAGCAAAGCTTTAAGCATGGACATAAACATGCAAACGCTTGGCGATTCGCTATCTACGCTTTTGAGCGAAAATTACATAAACTGGTTTAGCATGCAAGGCTATAGCTACAAAGTGATACCCCAAGTGCTTGACAAGTATAGATTTGACCAAAACAGCCTAAAAAAATACTATATCGCCGCTTCAAACGGTCAGCTCGTGCCATTATCAAGCATAATAACATTAAAAACAACTACAGTCCCAGAAGCACTAAACAGGTTTAACCAACAAAACAGCGCAACAATTTCGGCTACCATGAAACCAGGCGTAACGCTTGGCCAAGCACTCAACTATTTAGAAAATTTATCAAAGAAAATCTTTCCCCAGGGTTATACATACAATTTCTCTGGTCAGTCCCGCCAATTTGTCCAGGAAGGCTCCAGTATGCTCATAACATTTATTTTCGCTCTTGTTATTATATATTTGGTTTTGGCTGCATTGTTTGAAAGCTTTATTGACCCTTTGATAATTCTTATTAGTGTTCCTATGTCAATTACTGGGGCTTTAATCTTTTTGAGTCTAGGTTTTGCTACTGTGAATATATACACAGAAGTGGGTCTTGTAACATTAATCGGTTTGGTCAGTAAACACGGCATATTAATAGTAAAATTTGCAAACGACCTGCAAGATCAAGGCATTCCAAAGAAAGAGGCCATAGAACAATCTGCCCAAATCAGGCTGCGCCCAATTTTGATGACTACTGCGGCTATGGTTTTTGGTGTTGTACCCTTGCTTTTAGCCACAGGAGCAGGTGCTGCAAGCAGGTTTGATATAGGCCTTGTGATTGCAAGCGGCCTTGGCATCGGCACATTTTTGACAATATTTATTGTACCTACCGTTTATTTATTGATTGGCAAAGACATAAGCAAGGCAAAATGA